In a genomic window of Styela clava chromosome 11, kaStyClav1.hap1.2, whole genome shotgun sequence:
- the LOC120347290 gene encoding ubiquitin carboxyl-terminal hydrolase 48-like, with translation MGKKTISKVPVSKLVWQWTENVPPDQITDEHLYTAYHLKLGKCNACRKNCSSNPICLRGLGEGFWLRDGNYQNVLEDDVKDIKSGVRKDGDFVGLKNLGATCYVNTFLQLWFHNLSFRRAVYSYKENVTDDQKAESNSKFPHTVCGHLQLLFAMLQCGKRKNIDPTSFVNCLGLDTALQQDAQEFSKLLLNLLDRTSSVGNFLCHEFCGEYDYCTTCNTCGNVSKCPSKFYELDLSIQGHKDVIQCLKEFFKEEQLINENQYHCASCDCKRDASRRIVIKELPRTLNLQLLRFVFDKKTWNRKKLSSFLSFPDTLDMSTFVTSDNVAAIDAVYELTAVLIHRGPSASSGHYIAHIKDSTTQFWHRFNDEAIEKMKSGKKLDLDALTTDDYQADMPQPAKKPKLNKGTHSSKDAYMLVYTKKQQMSSSIESPPGIPELAKITVEKDNADFFACMNAMIIEAEKKASEETKKHSVMGNLLKQMVDMEQAELLSDCYWVPTMWLKRMLNVSAGVKNSFSTDKIFCTHKKLDPHKVGGMKCIPKILADHLFEMYEQETPRITNQMLCLQCVKEHCFSLRLKSSLKEDQTTVSKLLKDFSSTEENEYYYIGRSSLQSWKAMATRIFELKNRNNQIIQTVQSNEDNDEWNRRNENEDSFESSDEDFNFNEDLLCEHGNFTTDYKQYRRVSSSVWNILVKYFPDAPVYKTSSATPCHICKDKEYDAEQAAELKKMVAHEQKSCLHNLFLNKNRPNYEDLYAINDSSFYIVSAEFVRKWREYVKYSSKNEVVSQVQNKILICPHDKLLCDPVISLNNFDNYDKDDISTMLLWPEEWGYLTKNFIVDVPISIKKHIMVSEEQNGVKNHEQCEIEHQEGTILKEVPIAPSSHATNIESNNNVPQAPIENGSSTEIKVNITPVVILDQIVNEKSSLKVVLHFTPELCQDCIVGRAVQKEHSLRNYTDREIYIKKVILDKMKSWSNEFKKPSQENCVRKSKRAHTTPGGKKITVSSNWTLKELKIKIMHMFSVPPFDQNLWLEDKILTDNSATLGSLSVLPNCTIILIADEPDDNAQEMLPVISNNDQVLEEGFKGTSLLTNS, from the coding sequence ATGGGTAAAAAGACAATTTCAAAAGTACCCGTCAGCAAGTTGGTGTGGCAGTGGACAGAGAATGTTCCACCTGATCAGATAACTGATGAACATTTATATACAGCCTACCATCTGAAACTGGGTAAATGCAACGCATGTCGGAAAAATTGCTCCAGTAATCCTATTTGTCTAAGAGGCCTTGGCGAAGGTTTCTGGCTTCGGGATGGTAATTATCAAAATGTGTTAGAAGATGATGTCAAGGATATAAAAAGTGGAGTACGAAAAGATGGAGATTTTGTTGGATTAAAAAATCTGGGAGCTACCTGTTATGTTAACACTTTTCTGCAACTATGGTTTCATAATTTATCTTTTCGTCGCGCAGTTTATAGTTATAAAGAAAACGTCACTGATGATCAAAAAGCCGAAAGTAATTCCAAATTTCCACACACAGTGTGTGGGCATCTTCAATTATTATTTGCCATGTTACAATGTggtaaaagaaaaaatatagaTCCAACATCTTTTGTTAATTGTCTTGGATTGGATACTGCTTTGCAACAAGATGCGCAAGAATTTTCTAAACTTCTGCTCAATCTACTTGATCGTACATCAAGTGTTGGGAATTTTCTTTGTCACGAATTTTGTGGCGAATATGACTACTGTACTACTTGCAACACTTGCGGTAATGTTTCAAAGTGCCCCTCTAAATTCTACGAACTGGATTTGTCTATACAAGGACATAAAGACGTCATTCAGTGCTTAAAGGAGTTTTTCAAAGAAGAACAACTCATTAATGAAAACCAATATCACTGTGCAAGCTGTGACTGTAAAAGAGATGCCTCACGTAGGATTGTCATTAAGGAATTACCTCGAACTCTTAATTTACAGCTTCTGAGGTTTGTGTTCGACAAAAAAACTTGGAACAGAAAAAAGCTTTCTAGTTTTTTATCTTTTCCTGACACACTTGACATGTCAACATTTGTTACATCTGATAATGTAGCTGCCATTGATGCAGTTTATGAACTTACAGCAGTTTTGATTCATCGCGGACCGAGCGCGTCTTCAGGCCACTATATCGCTCATATTAAGGACTCTACGACACAGTTTTGGCACAGATTTAATGACGAGGCTATCGAGAAAATGAAAAGTGGCAAAAAATTGGATTTGGATGCATTAACTACTGATGATTATCAGGCAGATATGCCTCAGCCAGCAAAAAAGCCAAAGCTAAATAAAGGCACACACTCATCAAAAGATGCATATATGCTTGTatacacaaaaaaacaacagATGTCATCTTCCATTGAGTCACCTCCTGGAATACCAGAGCTCGCGAAAATTACTGTAGAAAAAGACAATGCTGATTTTTTTGCTTGTATGAATGCAATGATAATAGAAGCTGAAAAAAAAGCATCTGAAGAAACAAAGAAACATTCTGTGATGGGAAATCTTCTGAAACAAATGGTTGATATGGAACAGGCGGAGCTACTTTCAGATTGCTATTGGGTACCGACAATGTGGTTAAAACGCATGTTAAATGTAAGCGCTGGCGTGAAAAATAGCTTTTCaacagataaaatattttgcacccaTAAGAAATTGGATCCACACAAGGTGGGTGGGATGAAATGCATTCCGAAGATTTTAGCAGACCACCTATTTGAAATGTACGAACAGGAAACTCCCCGTATCACAAACCAAATGCTTTGTCTTCAATGCGTAAAAGAACACTGTTTTTCACTTCGTCTTAAGTCAAGTTTAAAAGAAGATCAAACCACTGTCAGTAAGCTTTTGAAAGACTTTTCTTCAACTGAAGAGAATGAGTATTATTATATTGGTCGTTCTTCATTGCAATCCTGGAAAGCAATGGCAACAAGAATTTTCGAattgaaaaatcgaaataatcaaattatacAGACAGTACAATCAAATGAAGACAATGATGAATGGAATAGAAGGAACGAAAATGAAGATAGTTTTGAAAGTAGTGATGAAGACTTTAATTTTAATGAAGATTTACTGTGTGAGCATGGTAACTTTACTACTGATTATAAACAGTATCGAAGGGTGTCTTCATCAGTGTGGAATATTCTTGTTAAATATTTTCCTGATGCTCCCGTATACAAAACCTCAAGTGCTACGCCTTGTCACATCTGCAAAGATAAAGAATACGATGCTGAGCAGGCTGCAGAACTTAAGAAGATGGTGGCTCATGAACAGAAGTCTTGCCTTCACAATCTTTTTCTCAATAAAAACAGACCTAATTATGAAGATTTATATGCTATAAATGATTCTTCATTTTATATCGTTTCTGCTGAATTCGTGCGGAAATGGAGAGAATATGTCAAATATTCTTCAAAAAACGAGGTAGTGTCACAGGTACAGAACAAAATATTGATATGCCCTCATGATAAGTTGCTATGTGATCCTGTCATTTCTTTAAATAACTTTGACAATTATGATAAAGATGATATAAGCACTATGTTACTTTGGCCAGAAGAGTGGGGttatttaacaaaaaacttCATTGTGGATGTACCAATATCCATAAAGAAACATATCATGGTATCGGAAGAACAGAATGGGGTAAAAAACCATGAACAGTGTGAAATAGAGCACCAAGAAGGTACTATTTTAAAAGAAGTGCCAATTGCTCCATCCTCTCATGCAACTAATATCGAATCTAACAATAATGTTCCTCAAGCACCAATAGAAAACGGATCATCAACTGAAATCAAGGTAAATATTACTCCTGTTGTAATTCTTGATCAGattgtaaatgaaaaatcaagCCTCAAAGTTGTACTTCATTTTACACCCGAACTCTGTCAAGATTGTATTGTTGGCAGAGCAGTCCAGAAGGAACATAGTCTGCGTAATTATACTGATcgtgaaatttatattaaaaaagtgATTTTAGACAAGATGAAATCTTGGAGCAACGAGTTCAAAAAACCTTCTCAAGAAAACTGTGTTCGGAAAAGTAAGAGAGCTCATACAACTCCAGGGGGAAAGAAAATTACAGTGTCTTCAAACTGGACTTTAAAAGAGctaaaaatcaaaatcatgCATATGTTTTCTGTTCCACCATTTGATCAGAATCTCTGGCTTGAAGACAAGATACTAACGGACAATAGTGCTACACTTGGTTCTTTGTCAGTGTTACCGAACTGTACCATTATATTAATAGCTGATGAACCAGATGATAATGCTCAAGAAATGTTGCCTGTAATATCTAATAATGATCAAGTTTTAGAAGAAGGATTCAAAGGCACGAGCTTGCTCACTAATTCTTGa
- the LOC120348103 gene encoding heparan-sulfate 6-O-sulfotransferase 2-like, with amino-acid sequence MRIKWRTPLQKMKFWIGVIIAIIILFDLKAQWNLLTTTVHLETKHRISGKQSNSMLSNTSKQNEQYSYPPENFQVNGSDIMVQLHIQKTGGSKFEFKIIRDLQLQRNCRELPRKKTARCFRPNSQTEQWLFSRQTTKWACGVHADWTSLTECIGHSSSRFEMKKNSSDYRYFYITLLRNPIQRYISEWIHVKRGGTWKTTKYVCKGQRSYIPRCYSGTTWSDVSLSKFIECQYNMANNRETRMLADLKLVECYKMFMTNETYPDVYNVWQRNMLNSAKQNLESMAFFAITERMEESQMLFEHKFGLRFQSKMEQWNKTNANTYQLTKREMEQIKRNNQLDMELYEFAVKLFNKRLSFIKTQPRIIV; translated from the exons ATGCGTATAAAATGGAGAACGCCACtacagaaaatgaaattttggatTGGAGTTATCATTGCGATAATCATTTTATTCGACTTAAAAGCTCAATGGAACTTACTGACTACTACTGTTCATCTAGAGACGAAACATAGGATTTCAGGAAAACAGTCTAATAGCATGCTATCGAATACAAGCAAGCAAAACGAGCAATACTCTTACCCACCAGAAAATTTTCAAGTCAATGGATCGGATATCATGGTGCAACTTCATATTCAAAAAACTGGTGGATCGAAATTTGAGTTCAAGATCATTAGAGACCTACAATTACAGAGAAATTGCAGGGAATTACCAAGAAAAAAGACAGCTCGATGTTTTCGACCAAATTCGCAAACGGAACAATGGTTATTCAGCAGGCAAACCACAA AATGGGCATGCGGAGTTCATGCAGATTGGACATCACTAACCGAATGCATTGGGCACAGCTCAAGTAGATTCGAGATGAAGAAAAATTCTTCCGATTACAG atatttttacataactttgctcagaaatccAATTCAACGATACATTAGTGAATGGATTCATGTAAAACGAGGAGGAACATGGAAAACTACTAAATATGTTTGTAAAGGCCAACGGTCATATATTCCCCGGTGCTACTCAG GAACAACATGGTCTGATGTAAgtctttcaaaatttattgaatgCCAATATAATATGGCTAATAATCGAGAGACGAGGATGCTCGCTGATCTCAAATTAGTTGAATGTTACAAGATGTTCATGACAAATGAAACATATCCTGATGTTTACAACGTTTGGCAAAGAAATATGTTGAATAGTGCGAAGCAAAATTTGGAG TCAATGGCTTTCTTCGCAATAACGGAGCGGATGGAAGAAAGCCAAATGCTTTTTGAACACAAGTTTGGTCTccgttttcaatcaaaaatggaACAATGGAATAAAACTAATGCAAATACGTATCAACTGACAAAACGAGAGATGGAACAAATAAAACGTAACAATCAATTG GATATGGAGTTGTACGAGTTTGCTGTAAAACTATTCAACAAGCGACTGTCATTTATTAAAACACAACCACGGATTATTGTGTGA